The Lycium barbarum isolate Lr01 chromosome 9, ASM1917538v2, whole genome shotgun sequence genome has a segment encoding these proteins:
- the LOC132612056 gene encoding uncharacterized protein LOC132612056 has product MNYPWGNDCFKALLSSISHKLANDPTYYRFEGFPLAIQVWFYECCSKVDPTVATRIGNHFPRIFNWRTTSQRVYFAHLKKGMFKKYSNQLVFTNILPTDEEKVAINFMEFPEETAVKDVLEPQDPTQSSPSVRGSEFDALKKEVANVRKDLKSFEKKVGEQFVDMKDYMDKSIMNLLKDLKSMFGRQTETPEAKMSGSVKDVTKEPKTSNKNDGLQHNLYFHFDEPIGDFDIGGQDVSEQISNHIVVDASALKNGINASIPVGEQVGDGEACDKYIVDPDKLKSHPIDTLISEHNLDDVVAGIDKLGALGNSATKTPTLDDFEMPPFTESQIVAIETKGGDIVTPEQQARNRNPGPYGKSPYTDFSSGGSSTINSPTYFHFKHPFTNCIGFDVDNDLITEFKDWVKSKMSTRHGRESVFSKKANKIVNPFNMGVDTVDKMEWFHTILTTGKCWQDSVIHV; this is encoded by the exons ATGAATTATCCATGGGGAAATGATTGCTTCAAAGCGCTGTTGTCTTCAATCAGTCACAAGTTGGCGAATGATCCAACCTACTATAGGTTTGAGGGTTTTCCCCTGGCCATTCAAGTATGGTTTTATGAATGTTGCTCGAAGGTAGATCCTACGGTTGCAACCCGTATTGGAAACCACTTCCCTCGTATTTTTAATTGGCGAACAACTTCGCAAAGAGTCTACTTTGCCCATCTGAAGAAGGGGATGTTCAAAAAGTACAGCAATCAG CTGGTTTTTACCAACATTCTCCCAACAGATGAGGAGAAGGTAGCTATCAACTTTATGGAGTTTCCAGAAGAGACAGCGGTCAAAGATGTGTTAGAACCACAGGATCCCACACAGTCGAGTCCCTCTGTACGTGGTTCTGAATTTGATGCGTTGAAGAAGGAAGTTGCAAAT GTCCGCAAAGATCTTAAATCATTTGAGAAAAAG GTCGGTGAACAGTTTGTTGACATGAAAGACTACATGGACAAGTCAATTATGAATTTACTTAAAGATCTAAAGTCCATGTTTGGCAGGCAAACTGAAACTCCTGAAGCTAAG ATGTCTGGCAGTGTTAAGGATGTTACAAAAGAACCAAAGACAAGCAACAAGAATGATGGACTTCAGCACAACCTATATTTTCATTTTGATGAACCGATAGGTGATTTTGACATTGGTGGGCAGGATGTAAGTGAGCAAATATCCAATCACATTGTAGTAGATGCATCTGCTTTGAAGAATGGGATTAATGCTTCTATTCCAG TTGGTGAGCAAGTTGGAGATGGTGAAGCATGTGATAAATATATAGTTGACCCAGACAAATTGAAGAGTCATCCTATTGATACTCTGATTTCAG AACATAATCTAGATGATGTGGTTGCTGGCATTGATAAGTTGGGTGCTTTGGGCAATTCTGCCACTAAGACCCCTACCCTTGATGATTTTGAAATGCCTCCATTTACCGAGTCTCAAATAGTAGCGATTGAAACCAAAGGTGGTGACATCGTTACACCTGAACAACAAGCAAGAAATAGAAATCCTGGACCGTATGGTAAATCACCATACACTGATTTTAGTTCAGGCGGCAGCAGCACAATCAATTCTCCTACATACTTTCACTTTAAACACCCATTCACAAATTGCATTGGCTTTGATGTTGACAATGATCTGATCACCGAATTTAAGGATTGGGTGAAATCGAAAATGTCTACAAGACATGGGAG GGAATCAGTGTTCTCTAAAAAGGCCAATAAGATTGTGAATCCTTTTAATATGGGAGTTGATACAGTCGACAAAATGGAGTGGTTCCACACTATACTGACTACTGGAAAGTGTTGGCAAGACTCG GTCATTCATGTGTAA